One Candidatus Methylacidithermus pantelleriae genomic window carries:
- a CDS encoding 4Fe-4S dicluster domain-containing protein has product MDGQKEAWRNLGEFLLRRKGKKESLGEEFPSEYFLQEGEGISRREFLKLGGASLAGAGLALAGCRKAESYLVPYTASPEWVVPGNPLRYATSMPHRSGAIPLWVITYEGRPTHLEPNQLWSGKAKGLSAQIQASIYDLYDPDRSRVFLRDGRPISRKDFIAWVRELARKLQAAKGKGVALLLEPSPSPTLARLCQELVGRYPELLLATYQPISNEIRYRATECFYGARYALRPRWDWADVVVSIDCDFLNGSEEGPGAVTAFMANRRVRMGSDRMNRLYCVESRYTVTGATADHRLPLRVAEHPYFLAALVRELVARGKRELEPLANVLPGGKGIEAVPVRWIAAVAEDLLSAAHPLVWVGRSSPWTCQLLALAVNEAFQPASSLQLLPPVEPKFAGLQELAGAIEEGKIETLGIVGANPVYTAPAALEWKKLQTKVPETFHAGLYYDETAAVSRWHAPLAHYLEDWGDGFAADGTYVTQQPAILPLYRGVSVIEILAALLGDPQALEELPPSNPTFESLPTLPGQPSPVPLPAGLRLVEQTFAQKTGLQGWELAKAWRKCLHDGFWPQSTPDPVTVPGNWPKLVDALPKELAPRIPEGAWELVLYPCPKIDDGRYANNAWLQELPDSVTKITWDNAVLLSPATAEKLGIRQEEVDLREVDLWELEVEGKTLEAAVFIVPGHPDGSLSLALGYGRQSGGRIASQCGFNGYRLSGSDLLGPKIARLKATGRRYPISQTQHHWRMEGRALVREGTLSLFQKKPSFAREGGEETPEVSLYPHPFAPPEPEGPPYRARMTQGPHQWAMVVDLGSCVGCNACIVACQSENNVPVVGKDQVARYRAMHWIRVDRYFLGDPREPRMLFEPVLCQQCEEAPCEPVCPVNATVHSEDGLNVMVYNRCIGTRACANNCPYKVRRFNYFDYNKRDVIQKWHVGPFTLSNLYLGPFGALGTREPLPLQKNPRVTVRMRGVMEKCTFCIQRIEAAKIQALAQARDSAQVQVPTDSFQTACQAACPAEAIVFGNLADPKSRVNQWWSHPRSYTLLRELNTRPRVRYLARIRNPNPAMEKEEGMETESKG; this is encoded by the coding sequence ATGGACGGGCAAAAGGAAGCGTGGCGTAACCTGGGAGAATTTCTTCTGCGAAGGAAGGGAAAGAAAGAATCGCTCGGGGAAGAGTTCCCCTCGGAGTATTTCTTGCAGGAGGGCGAAGGCATCTCCCGGCGGGAGTTTCTTAAGCTGGGAGGTGCATCCCTTGCAGGGGCGGGCTTGGCTTTGGCGGGCTGTCGGAAAGCGGAATCCTATCTTGTTCCCTACACGGCAAGCCCGGAATGGGTCGTTCCAGGAAATCCCCTTCGATATGCCACGAGCATGCCGCATCGGTCAGGAGCCATTCCTCTTTGGGTCATTACCTATGAGGGGCGCCCGACGCATCTGGAGCCCAACCAGTTATGGTCGGGAAAGGCGAAAGGACTTTCGGCCCAGATCCAGGCCTCGATTTACGATTTGTATGATCCGGATCGCTCGCGCGTTTTCCTTCGAGACGGCCGGCCCATTTCCCGTAAAGATTTTATTGCCTGGGTCCGGGAACTGGCAAGGAAACTGCAAGCGGCCAAAGGCAAGGGGGTAGCGCTCTTACTGGAACCAAGCCCGTCGCCCACGCTAGCTCGTTTATGCCAAGAGCTCGTAGGGCGCTATCCTGAACTACTTCTTGCAACCTACCAACCCATTTCCAACGAAATTCGGTACCGTGCGACGGAATGTTTTTACGGGGCTCGGTACGCGCTCCGTCCGCGGTGGGACTGGGCCGACGTAGTCGTTTCGATCGATTGCGACTTTTTAAACGGATCGGAGGAGGGCCCCGGGGCGGTTACGGCTTTTATGGCCAATCGCCGGGTTCGGATGGGGTCCGATCGGATGAACCGGCTCTATTGTGTGGAGTCGCGCTACACGGTTACCGGGGCAACGGCCGATCACCGGCTGCCGCTGCGGGTCGCGGAGCATCCGTATTTCTTGGCCGCTTTGGTGCGGGAGCTTGTGGCTCGAGGGAAAAGGGAACTAGAGCCCCTAGCGAACGTGCTGCCTGGAGGGAAAGGAATAGAGGCGGTTCCGGTTCGTTGGATTGCGGCCGTGGCCGAAGATTTGCTCTCCGCTGCGCATCCTTTGGTTTGGGTGGGCCGGAGTTCTCCGTGGACCTGCCAGCTATTGGCACTTGCCGTGAATGAGGCGTTCCAACCCGCTTCCAGTCTCCAGCTCCTTCCCCCCGTGGAACCCAAGTTTGCCGGTCTCCAGGAGCTAGCCGGTGCGATCGAGGAAGGTAAGATAGAGACCCTTGGGATTGTTGGGGCCAATCCTGTCTACACGGCTCCGGCGGCGCTGGAATGGAAAAAGCTTCAAACCAAGGTTCCTGAGACGTTCCATGCCGGTCTCTATTACGATGAAACCGCCGCAGTGAGTCGTTGGCATGCCCCGCTGGCTCATTATTTGGAAGATTGGGGGGATGGTTTTGCCGCTGACGGCACCTACGTGACGCAACAGCCTGCCATCTTGCCCTTGTACCGTGGGGTGAGTGTGATCGAAATCCTGGCGGCGCTTTTAGGGGATCCCCAGGCGCTAGAGGAACTGCCTCCTTCCAATCCGACCTTCGAGAGCCTGCCCACTCTTCCCGGCCAGCCCTCCCCTGTGCCGCTCCCTGCAGGACTCCGCTTGGTCGAGCAAACGTTTGCCCAGAAAACCGGCCTCCAGGGATGGGAGCTTGCCAAGGCATGGAGAAAATGTCTTCACGACGGTTTTTGGCCGCAGAGTACTCCGGATCCGGTGACGGTGCCCGGCAACTGGCCAAAGCTTGTAGACGCCTTGCCGAAGGAGCTTGCTCCTAGGATTCCTGAGGGGGCATGGGAGCTTGTCCTCTACCCCTGTCCGAAAATCGACGACGGGAGGTATGCCAATAACGCATGGCTCCAGGAACTACCGGACTCTGTGACCAAGATCACTTGGGATAATGCAGTGTTACTCTCACCAGCCACTGCGGAAAAGCTAGGGATCCGACAGGAGGAAGTCGACTTACGAGAGGTGGACCTTTGGGAACTGGAAGTGGAGGGAAAGACGCTGGAAGCCGCCGTATTTATTGTTCCCGGTCATCCCGATGGCTCGCTTTCCCTTGCGCTAGGCTACGGGCGGCAATCCGGAGGGAGGATTGCTTCCCAGTGCGGGTTTAATGGGTACCGGCTCTCAGGGAGCGATCTTCTGGGGCCCAAAATTGCCCGTCTCAAGGCAACGGGGCGAAGGTATCCGATTTCTCAAACCCAGCATCACTGGCGCATGGAGGGGCGGGCCTTGGTTCGGGAAGGGACTCTTTCGCTTTTCCAGAAAAAACCCTCGTTTGCCCGTGAGGGAGGAGAGGAAACGCCAGAAGTTTCTCTCTACCCGCATCCTTTTGCCCCGCCAGAGCCCGAAGGACCTCCCTACCGCGCGCGGATGACCCAGGGTCCTCACCAGTGGGCCATGGTAGTGGATCTAGGGAGCTGTGTGGGTTGTAATGCGTGTATCGTGGCCTGCCAGAGCGAAAATAACGTTCCGGTTGTGGGAAAGGATCAGGTAGCACGATACCGTGCCATGCATTGGATCCGCGTGGATCGGTATTTTTTGGGAGACCCTCGGGAGCCGCGGATGCTCTTTGAACCCGTGCTGTGCCAGCAGTGTGAAGAGGCGCCTTGTGAACCGGTCTGCCCAGTGAATGCAACCGTCCACAGCGAGGACGGGTTAAATGTTATGGTGTACAACCGGTGTATTGGCACGCGTGCTTGTGCCAACAATTGTCCGTATAAAGTGCGTCGATTTAACTATTTTGATTACAACAAAAGGGATGTGATACAGAAGTGGCACGTTGGGCCTTTTACCCTTTCCAATTTGTATTTGGGTCCCTTTGGTGCTCTCGGGACGCGCGAGCCTCTCCCGCTGCAAAAAAACCCCCGGGTCACGGTCCGGATGAGGGGGGTCATGGAAAAATGCACGTTTTGTATCCAGAGGATCGAAGCGGCCAAGATTCAAGCTTTGGCTCAAGCGCGGGATTCCGCCCAGGTCCAGGTTCCCACAGATAGTTTCCAAACGGCTTGCCAGGCGGCTTGCCCGGCGGAGGCCATTGTGTTTGGAAACCTCGCGGACCCCAAGAGTCGAGTCAACCAGTGGTGGTCGCATCCGCGAAGCTATACCCTTTTGAGAGAGCTCAATACCCGTCCTCGTGTCCGGTATCTGGCAAGGATTCGGAATCCCAATCCTGCCATGGAAAAAGAGGAAGGGATGGAGACCGAAAGCAAAGGGTAG
- a CDS encoding cytochrome c3 family protein, producing MANLFDESWNWLPLKMLVGALVLVILGIAGISYYFTPKYTRVGYMPKQPVPFDHDLHVTQLGMDCRYCHSFVERSDFSNIPTTQTCMNCHRQILPDDPKLAAVRKSWETGEPIRWVRIHELPDFAYFSHQAHVNRGISCASCHGQVNHMREVWQHEPESMGWCLNCHRNPEFHVRPMDKVFDLDWTPPGGKEGQEALGQKLVEQWGVHPTDNCGACHR from the coding sequence ATGGCCAATCTTTTCGACGAGAGTTGGAATTGGCTCCCGCTGAAAATGTTGGTGGGAGCTTTGGTTTTGGTCATTCTTGGGATTGCCGGAATCTCCTATTACTTTACACCCAAGTATACACGGGTGGGCTATATGCCCAAGCAGCCCGTTCCGTTTGACCATGATCTCCACGTTACCCAGCTCGGGATGGACTGCCGCTATTGCCATAGTTTTGTCGAGCGAAGTGATTTTTCCAACATTCCCACGACCCAGACCTGCATGAACTGCCATCGGCAGATCTTACCAGACGACCCCAAGCTGGCTGCGGTGCGAAAAAGCTGGGAAACAGGGGAACCCATCCGCTGGGTGCGCATTCATGAGTTACCCGATTTTGCCTATTTCAGTCACCAGGCTCACGTGAACCGCGGGATTAGCTGTGCCAGTTGTCACGGGCAGGTGAACCACATGCGGGAGGTTTGGCAGCACGAACCAGAAAGCATGGGGTGGTGTCTGAATTGTCATCGCAATCCGGAATTCCACGTGCGCCCGATGGATAAAGTGTTTGATCTTGATTGGACCCCGCCTGGGGGAAAAGAGGGGCAGGAGGCATTGGGCCAGAAGCTCGTCGAACAGTGGGGGGTTCATCCGACGGATAACTGTGGAGCCTGCCACCGGTAA
- a CDS encoding amino acid ABC transporter permease — MRGVSQDRLRWVSFVSGTIGFLFLLFVLWKAAIQYPWSWQAPIRYHARFVQGWVATLGIAAESLLLSTSLGGLLTLLEFFSQGPLRWGLLLYIRLVRGTPILVFTLVMYYLVAQALGVTDRWTAAVAILSTFHAAYLAEILRGGIQSISQSQWEAAQAVGLTFGQTIRYVILPQALARILPALAGQFLILVKDSSILSVIAVDELTKASQEVASLTYSTLESYLLMALGYWVLTLPLDQLIRVWERTLHYET, encoded by the coding sequence ATGAGAGGAGTTTCCCAGGACCGGTTGCGTTGGGTCAGTTTTGTCTCAGGCACGATAGGTTTCCTTTTCCTTTTGTTCGTTCTTTGGAAAGCAGCCATCCAATATCCCTGGAGCTGGCAAGCTCCAATCCGGTATCATGCTCGGTTTGTTCAAGGGTGGGTGGCAACGCTAGGGATAGCCGCGGAAAGTCTTTTGCTCAGCACAAGTCTTGGGGGCCTTTTGACCCTCCTTGAGTTTTTTTCCCAGGGTCCTCTCCGATGGGGACTTCTCTTGTATATCCGGCTGGTGCGAGGCACTCCCATTCTGGTCTTTACGCTTGTTATGTACTACCTTGTCGCCCAGGCACTCGGAGTCACCGACCGCTGGACCGCTGCCGTAGCGATTCTTTCCACCTTCCACGCCGCTTACCTGGCAGAAATCCTTCGTGGGGGCATCCAATCGATCAGTCAAAGCCAGTGGGAAGCAGCCCAAGCCGTGGGGCTCACCTTTGGCCAAACCATCCGCTATGTCATTCTTCCGCAAGCGCTGGCCCGGATCCTGCCTGCCCTTGCCGGCCAGTTTCTCATTCTGGTCAAAGATTCTTCCATTCTTTCCGTCATTGCCGTGGATGAGCTAACCAAAGCATCCCAAGAGGTTGCTTCTCTCACGTATAGCACCCTCGAAAGTTACCTGCTCATGGCTTTGGGCTATTGGGTTTTGACCCTTCCTTTGGATCAGCTCATCCGGGTTTGGGAAAGAACTCTGCACTATGAGACTTGA
- a CDS encoding transporter substrate-binding domain-containing protein, protein MYQLSNPPMGNSLRALGLCWIATLCLLQGSVSLAVPNHPSCPLKVGMELTHPPFEMTDPTGRPCGISVDLANELAAYLGRSLQIESMRFEGLIPALASGQLDLVISSLTVTPERQRVVLFSRPYFRVGLALLVRPGLSIGSVKDLDRPEIRVAVKLGTTGHIYAETRLPHAQAIVLSDETTAALEVAQGKVDAFLYDALSIYYLHQKFREKTRAILEPFQGEAWAIAVSPQRRELLDKVNRFLEGWLSRGGMEKLLARYLSFDSHIAPYLHEWLEKLSPPK, encoded by the coding sequence GTGTACCAACTGAGTAACCCGCCCATGGGGAATAGCTTGCGAGCCCTTGGTTTGTGTTGGATCGCAACGCTTTGCCTTCTTCAAGGAAGCGTGAGCCTTGCCGTTCCCAATCACCCCTCTTGCCCGCTCAAAGTCGGAATGGAACTTACCCATCCCCCGTTTGAAATGACCGATCCCACAGGCCGGCCGTGCGGGATTAGCGTAGATCTAGCCAACGAACTTGCCGCCTACCTTGGAAGGAGTCTCCAGATTGAATCCATGCGCTTTGAGGGGCTCATCCCGGCTCTGGCTTCCGGACAACTCGACCTGGTGATTTCGTCCCTTACGGTAACGCCGGAACGCCAACGCGTCGTCCTTTTCTCCCGGCCTTACTTTCGAGTGGGACTTGCGCTGCTCGTGCGCCCGGGCCTTTCCATCGGCTCGGTGAAGGATCTGGATCGCCCGGAGATCCGCGTGGCAGTCAAACTGGGGACCACAGGCCACATCTATGCCGAGACAAGACTTCCACACGCCCAAGCGATCGTGCTTTCAGACGAAACGACCGCCGCTTTAGAAGTAGCCCAGGGAAAAGTCGATGCCTTCCTTTATGACGCTCTTTCCATATATTACTTGCATCAAAAATTCCGGGAAAAGACCCGGGCGATTCTGGAACCGTTCCAAGGGGAGGCCTGGGCTATTGCCGTTTCACCGCAACGGCGGGAACTCCTCGACAAGGTCAACCGGTTTCTCGAGGGCTGGCTTTCCCGCGGGGGAATGGAGAAGCTTTTGGCGCGTTATCTCTCTTTCGATTCGCACATTGCCCCTTACCTCCATGAATGGCTCGAGAAATTAAGTCCCCCAAAATGA
- a CDS encoding amino acid ABC transporter ATP-binding protein, translating into MRLELVGITKSYRGTPVLRNIEAHLSGVQCVAILGPSGSGKSTLLRILAGLEVPEEGTVLWEGQPLPNEPARLLQWRRSVGVVFQSFNLFPHLTALQNLVLPLEKAHGYSKSQAKERAWAALAQLRLAEHAHKKPAQLSGGMRQRVAIARALVIEPQILFLDEPTSALDPESAQEVLKLVKEIAEQKRNLVLVTHHVGFARSIADWGIFLAHETILEQGPASQFFVSPQTEELKRFLEKLLF; encoded by the coding sequence ATGAGACTTGAGCTCGTCGGAATTACCAAGTCCTACCGGGGAACCCCAGTTTTGCGGAACATTGAAGCCCATCTTTCCGGAGTCCAATGCGTAGCGATCTTAGGCCCCAGCGGGAGCGGCAAATCGACCCTCCTCCGCATCCTGGCTGGGCTAGAAGTCCCCGAGGAGGGCACCGTTCTTTGGGAGGGCCAACCGCTACCTAACGAACCGGCTCGCCTTCTTCAATGGCGACGCTCCGTCGGGGTCGTTTTTCAAAGCTTTAACCTTTTCCCTCATCTCACGGCGCTCCAGAATCTCGTCCTGCCCCTGGAAAAGGCCCATGGCTATTCGAAAAGCCAAGCCAAGGAGCGAGCCTGGGCTGCCCTGGCCCAACTGAGACTTGCAGAACACGCCCATAAAAAACCGGCCCAGCTGTCAGGAGGCATGCGCCAGAGGGTCGCTATCGCCCGAGCCTTGGTGATTGAACCGCAGATCCTTTTTCTGGATGAACCTACCTCGGCCCTAGATCCGGAGTCGGCGCAAGAAGTCCTCAAGCTGGTGAAAGAAATCGCCGAGCAAAAGAGGAATCTCGTTCTGGTTACGCATCACGTGGGATTTGCCCGGTCGATCGCCGATTGGGGAATTTTCCTTGCTCACGAGACGATTCTCGAGCAGGGGCCTGCCTCCCAGTTTTTCGTTTCGCCCCAAACGGAGGAGTTGAAACGGTTCTTGGAGAAACTTCTCTTCTAG
- a CDS encoding TonB-dependent receptor has protein sequence MTSLRVLNEPGCRPRRFLFYLGALVWVLVTRQAVWASLSNDSSVSGQDTVSPIPSLKVTPPTLSPDSPSNPYTLPEVTVTGVGGEKTVLPTAQPNSSVYGIPVEVMDIPRNVVPISHELAESAGIGQFGFLDPLSMAILSPAALSQLNYGIASSPTIRGRNGLTLINGIEETLNNNSEQNIPWNYNMVESMDLVEGPSNAVYGATQVSGGYVNYITKQPYFDQFRGNLWDTIGMYQQYMWGADMGGPIENGGKLAYRLSYMGQENGGYYQYQRNDQENFYFALGYHPDPSYTIDFYGDYGTYDYTPMWGMINRPTQSLIHDGLYLPGALSPAQATTGLLNNPGAATYLGTPLGMSRRTVLLNPTDGGYGTTGLMQVIQRAAVDQDLQIVNNTFFWYHDDQWILHPIFYSESVRGDYEIDNRTECQLRFHLPADLRDPLREARALLGELRLDGLVDTGIELHYQKNLDYNSDSFIVLNSYSLANQNPMLWNALLSKAFQARVGNPKAPFGGEWPIPGAPPGYYFEPANLAAGSTDCRYVAVCPFYQQWLNISDKLSLQAGARATTYLVTAQTPPGTPAVLFTRLNTTQLTPLVTVGPVYRIFPWMNAYFDFNWGYVVNAADMGGFSPFFTSNQFRLPNVLYEGGLKCNLLHNTLFASLDAFCQETSLNNRAGLATPSTVTGFEASMTYQASRHLWLKLGYAYMHGIEDWTSIGHGPPMYQTYSTDLALQRNLPLNNNGRFPPGIYNFLGFPDQIASGLVTYRSDLGLGVTLGALVMSEQSLGYDYAVKIPTQFILNAAVFYATPRWEARISFYNLTNEPYWLAFGMGANGLRSFNYETIVPGVPFWVQGTVVLTF, from the coding sequence ATGACATCTCTCAGAGTTCTCAATGAGCCGGGGTGCAGGCCACGACGGTTCCTTTTTTACCTTGGAGCTCTCGTTTGGGTTCTTGTTACGCGGCAAGCGGTATGGGCTTCCCTGAGCAACGATTCGTCCGTCTCTGGGCAAGACACCGTTTCTCCCATCCCCTCGCTCAAAGTGACACCGCCGACCCTTTCGCCTGATTCTCCTAGTAATCCTTACACCCTGCCCGAGGTAACCGTCACCGGCGTCGGCGGGGAAAAGACGGTACTCCCCACAGCACAGCCTAACTCCTCTGTGTATGGGATTCCCGTCGAGGTGATGGACATCCCGCGCAATGTCGTTCCCATTTCGCACGAGCTTGCCGAATCGGCGGGGATAGGACAGTTTGGCTTCCTGGATCCCCTCTCCATGGCAATCCTGTCCCCAGCAGCACTAAGCCAACTCAACTACGGGATCGCCAGTTCTCCCACAATCCGCGGGCGCAATGGACTGACTTTGATTAACGGAATTGAGGAGACCCTCAACAACAACAGCGAGCAGAATATCCCTTGGAACTACAACATGGTAGAGTCGATGGACTTAGTCGAGGGCCCCTCGAATGCTGTCTACGGGGCAACGCAGGTTTCTGGGGGATATGTGAATTACATTACCAAACAGCCGTACTTCGACCAGTTCCGGGGCAATCTTTGGGACACGATAGGAATGTACCAGCAATACATGTGGGGCGCCGATATGGGAGGACCCATCGAAAACGGAGGCAAGCTTGCCTACCGCTTGAGCTACATGGGCCAGGAAAACGGCGGTTATTACCAGTACCAGCGGAATGACCAGGAGAATTTCTATTTCGCCTTGGGCTACCACCCGGACCCATCCTATACGATCGACTTCTACGGCGATTACGGCACGTACGATTACACCCCCATGTGGGGAATGATCAACCGGCCGACCCAGTCGTTGATCCATGATGGACTTTATCTTCCCGGAGCGCTCTCTCCTGCTCAAGCGACGACCGGCTTGCTGAACAATCCCGGAGCCGCCACCTACCTCGGCACTCCCCTTGGAATGAGCCGGCGGACCGTGCTCTTAAACCCGACCGACGGCGGTTACGGCACTACGGGTCTCATGCAGGTGATTCAAAGGGCTGCGGTTGACCAAGATCTCCAGATCGTCAACAACACGTTCTTCTGGTACCACGATGATCAGTGGATTCTTCACCCGATCTTCTACAGCGAGTCTGTGCGAGGTGACTACGAGATCGACAACCGGACGGAATGCCAGCTTCGTTTCCATCTCCCAGCGGATCTGCGAGATCCACTAAGAGAGGCCCGAGCCCTGCTGGGAGAGCTACGGCTCGACGGTCTTGTCGACACTGGAATCGAACTCCATTACCAGAAGAACTTAGACTACAATTCCGACTCCTTCATCGTGCTGAACAGTTACAGCCTGGCTAATCAGAATCCCATGCTTTGGAATGCTCTCCTCTCCAAGGCGTTTCAGGCCAGGGTCGGCAACCCCAAGGCCCCCTTCGGCGGGGAGTGGCCAATTCCTGGTGCCCCTCCCGGCTACTACTTCGAACCCGCCAACCTCGCAGCGGGAAGCACCGATTGCCGCTATGTAGCGGTCTGCCCGTTCTACCAACAGTGGTTGAACATTTCAGATAAGCTCTCTCTCCAGGCCGGTGCTCGAGCCACGACTTACTTGGTCACCGCGCAGACCCCTCCGGGAACCCCCGCTGTGCTTTTCACCCGGCTCAACACCACCCAGCTGACGCCCCTTGTAACCGTTGGCCCGGTTTATCGGATCTTTCCCTGGATGAATGCGTACTTCGACTTTAACTGGGGTTACGTTGTTAACGCCGCTGACATGGGTGGGTTTTCACCCTTTTTTACTTCCAACCAATTCCGCTTGCCCAACGTGCTTTACGAAGGCGGATTGAAATGTAATCTCCTCCACAACACGCTCTTTGCATCCCTTGACGCCTTCTGCCAAGAGACGTCTCTGAACAATCGTGCCGGCCTCGCTACGCCCTCTACCGTGACGGGCTTCGAAGCCAGCATGACCTACCAGGCAAGTCGCCATTTGTGGCTGAAACTTGGCTATGCCTACATGCACGGGATTGAGGACTGGACTTCGATAGGCCACGGCCCGCCTATGTACCAAACCTATTCGACCGACCTTGCCCTCCAGCGGAATCTTCCCCTCAACAACAATGGTCGATTTCCTCCAGGCATCTACAACTTCCTAGGCTTTCCCGACCAGATCGCCAGCGGCTTGGTTACCTACCGCAGCGATCTCGGTTTGGGCGTTACCCTAGGCGCTCTTGTCATGAGCGAGCAGTCTTTGGGCTATGACTATGCAGTTAAGATTCCTACCCAGTTTATCCTAAACGCGGCCGTTTTTTATGCCACTCCGCGCTGGGAGGCCCGCATCTCATTCTATAACTTGACCAACGAGCCGTATTGGCTTGCGTTTGGCATGGGGGCCAATGGCCTGCGGTCCTTCAACTATGAAACTATTGTCCCCGGGGTGCCGTTTTGGGTTCAGGGCACCGTAGTTTTAACCTTTTAA
- a CDS encoding GumC family protein, which produces MKDTGKQEKGAKAVPFGGSLLGSRRVLAGAVLSFVLCAGIGAAILWAFFPQGYRATTYLRYVSSGTTALELRERLQDFSREFTSDPFLTELARHFSEKEEERTLSYLHSHLRVRPLPDSTKLEVSARGRTKEKAQTLLRELCKEILRARAQAQAAQALAPFDLLSQELEKKGKELAQARNAFQSFQASLGGIDPHRRWEKLTAQAQELQAKLTEAHQSATVWQKEWEKCQAADNQRERLLQIESIAHNPAVSKALEKLDTIKKELAALPPEPSGKPSGFLGIFGPKNAELPNPRTPQLLEEQRRAQKKLADALRQAKEECRRQWEQAKNKTEQLEESLRKNQRELELVAQEISQWERLEQTVLTAQNLYQALLEKLTAARLSLSNRPLDLEDTGSLTIRRIPPPKKEMLLVGLLCGTLGSAIIARRLAWWDHPFRSEQELSKAVQGLTIVNIPELSETLVRKWIQTGLSDGELRSVFEKKTPKDTAFKNPGGPTPPGPCLGVLGLRGDTHTDVCIATLALACASQGKDTLLVDAHFARPTLTQLFLGDRQGPGLEEYFTSPALLLGLRKATQVPHLFFVGCTGEVSQALSPADLRSGLQALVSEAISLHEYVLLSIGWLSDSNFPIWEGLPREMPLYLVVRARAHTRGEVIRACQQFQAHPLCFRGIFLAVT; this is translated from the coding sequence ATGAAAGACACTGGGAAACAAGAAAAGGGAGCCAAAGCGGTTCCCTTTGGGGGAAGCCTCCTCGGCTCGCGTCGCGTACTGGCAGGAGCAGTGCTTTCGTTTGTTCTTTGTGCCGGCATCGGGGCAGCCATTCTCTGGGCTTTTTTCCCCCAGGGGTACCGGGCAACCACCTATCTCCGGTATGTGTCTTCTGGAACCACTGCTCTAGAGCTTCGGGAACGCTTGCAGGATTTTTCCCGGGAATTTACCTCGGACCCTTTCCTTACAGAACTAGCGAGACATTTTTCCGAGAAAGAAGAGGAACGAACACTTTCCTATCTTCACTCCCACCTTCGAGTGCGCCCCTTGCCTGACTCAACCAAGCTCGAAGTTTCGGCCCGGGGGCGGACAAAAGAAAAAGCTCAAACTCTCCTTCGGGAGCTTTGCAAAGAAATTCTTCGCGCTCGCGCCCAGGCACAAGCGGCTCAGGCTCTGGCTCCCTTTGACCTTCTTTCTCAAGAGCTTGAAAAAAAGGGCAAAGAACTCGCCCAAGCCCGCAATGCCTTCCAATCCTTCCAGGCCTCTCTGGGGGGGATCGACCCGCACCGGCGCTGGGAAAAGTTAACTGCACAAGCCCAAGAACTCCAAGCGAAGCTTACCGAAGCGCACCAGAGTGCCACCGTTTGGCAGAAGGAATGGGAAAAATGTCAAGCGGCCGACAACCAAAGGGAACGCCTCCTCCAAATAGAGTCGATCGCTCACAATCCCGCTGTCTCAAAAGCATTAGAAAAGTTAGACACCATCAAAAAGGAGCTTGCGGCGCTACCGCCGGAGCCATCGGGAAAACCATCAGGCTTTTTGGGAATTTTCGGGCCCAAAAACGCGGAACTCCCAAACCCTCGAACCCCGCAACTGCTTGAGGAACAGCGTCGGGCCCAAAAGAAACTTGCCGACGCTCTCCGTCAAGCCAAGGAGGAGTGTCGACGGCAGTGGGAGCAAGCAAAAAACAAAACGGAACAACTCGAAGAAAGCTTGCGAAAAAACCAGCGCGAGCTTGAGCTTGTGGCACAAGAGATAAGCCAATGGGAACGACTGGAGCAAACGGTACTCACAGCTCAAAATCTTTACCAGGCGCTTTTGGAAAAACTCACCGCTGCCAGGCTTTCTCTTTCGAACCGTCCTTTGGACCTGGAGGACACCGGGTCTCTGACTATTCGCCGGATACCACCGCCCAAAAAAGAGATGCTCCTTGTAGGCCTTTTGTGCGGAACTCTGGGAAGCGCCATCATAGCCAGGCGGTTGGCCTGGTGGGACCATCCCTTTCGATCGGAGCAGGAACTATCCAAGGCAGTTCAAGGTCTTACGATCGTCAACATACCAGAACTTAGTGAAACCCTGGTTCGGAAGTGGATTCAGACCGGGTTGTCCGACGGCGAACTCCGATCGGTTTTCGAAAAAAAGACGCCTAAAGACACGGCATTCAAGAACCCCGGGGGGCCCACTCCTCCAGGACCCTGTCTCGGCGTGCTCGGGCTTCGAGGCGATACCCATACCGATGTTTGTATTGCCACGCTCGCTCTTGCGTGCGCAAGCCAAGGGAAAGACACTCTTCTTGTCGACGCCCATTTTGCTAGGCCTACCCTAACGCAACTGTTTTTGGGAGACCGCCAAGGACCTGGACTCGAAGAGTATTTTACTTCCCCCGCCCTCCTTTTAGGCCTGCGAAAAGCAACCCAGGTTCCTCATCTCTTTTTTGTTGGCTGTACAGGAGAAGTTTCGCAGGCCCTTTCCCCAGCCGATTTGCGAAGCGGGCTCCAAGCGCTCGTTTCCGAAGCAATCAGCCTCCACGAGTATGTTCTCCTTTCCATCGGGTGGCTGTCGGACTCAAATTTCCCGATCTGGGAAGGACTGCCTCGCGAAATGCCTCTTTACTTAGTCGTTCGTGCTCGCGCCCATACTCGGGGAGAAGTCATCCGCGCGTGCCAACAGTTCCAAGCCCATCCGCTTTGTTTCCGTGGGATTTTCCTCGCCGTGACCTAG